Proteins from a genomic interval of Anabrus simplex isolate iqAnaSimp1 chromosome 13, ASM4041472v1, whole genome shotgun sequence:
- the LOC136884783 gene encoding cuticle protein 21-like, translating to MAFKLLVFAAFVAVARAGYLGAPAVASYGAPVSYAAHAAPVAYAAHAAPVAYAAHAAPVAYAAHAAPVAYAAPAVAKVAAPLTYAAPAVAKVAAVDTDYDPHPQYSYSYDVQDAITGDSKNQHETRDGDVVQGSYSLTEPDGSRRTVEYTADPHNGFNAVVHREPGVVAKAVVAAPAVAKVAAPVAYAAPAYAKVAAPVAYAAHAAPVAYAAHAAPVAYAAHAAPVAYAAHAAPVSYAAPAYAKVAAPVAYATHAAPVAYAAHAAPVQYAAHAAPVAYAAGPALYKHY from the exons ATGGCTTTCAAG CTCCTCGTATTCGCCGCTTTCGTGGCCGTCGCACGAGCTGGATATCTGGGTGCCCCTGCAGTGGCTAGTTACGGTGCTCCCGTAAGCTATGCTGCCCACGCTGCTCCTGTGGCCTACGCCGCCCATGCTGCCCCTGTAGCCTACGCCGCCCATGCCGCACCTGTAGCCTACGCCGCCCATGCTGCCCCCGTCGCTTATGCCGCTCCCGCTGTCGCTAAGGTCGCTGCCCCCTTGACCTACGCCGCCCCAGCTGTTGCCAAAGTAGCTGCTGTCGACACCGACTACGATCCTCATCCACAGTACAGCTACTCCTACGATGTCCAGGATGCTATCACTGGAGACTCCAAGAACCAGCACGAGACTCGTGATGGAGATGTTGTCCAGGGTAGCTACAGTCTTACCGAGCCCGACGGCAGCCGTCGTACCGTAGAGTACACCGCTGATCCTCACAACGGATTCAACGCCGTTGTCCACCGCGAACCTGGTGTTGTTGCTAAGGCCGTTGTTGCTGCCCCAGCCGTCGCTAAGGTCGCTGCTCCTGTAGCCTACGCCGCTCCTGCCTACGCTAAGGTCGCTGCCCCTGTAGCTTATGCAGCCCATGCTGCTCCCGTTGCTTATGCTGCCCATGCCGCCCCTGTAGCGTATGCTGCCCATGCCGCCCCTGTAGCGTATGCTGCCCATGCTGCTCCTGTGTCTTACGCCGCTCCTGCCTACGCTAAGGTCGCCGCCCCTGTGGCTTACGCCACCCATGCTGCTCCTGTGGCTTATGCCGCCCATGCTGCCCCTGTCCAATACGCCGCCCATGCTGCTCCAGTGGCCTATGCTGCCGGACCTGCCCTCTACAAACACTACTAA